A window from Hemibagrus wyckioides isolate EC202008001 linkage group LG17, SWU_Hwy_1.0, whole genome shotgun sequence encodes these proteins:
- the zgc:153184 gene encoding capZ-interacting protein isoform X1, which translates to MEEGSPVKLSVAELAGKFKSQPLPMPKTDERKPVQRSPPCSLQLHGQMDSESEKEKLATTPQPPPKAKLKNSPLFEKLQASPILSPTILLNSAKIPEGKQQLSPFCPIIPCSPQSPTLRPPQQHGANEEPISFEQPAEGTTLPNFNKSRVRLSFKRRPPTRQHRKSVGEEGAPDTPEENRSLCDPQGGDNTLDKNGNTKNALNVPQEETHKNQEDSTPPITVQDTEPQEEHDDVTKNNEETEDTEGENKEEVAEEKSSGNPEASDDMDNQQEEKALEELSTGEMEGSKKEEEEEEEEEEEEEEEESSGESTEEKTDEEDQDEDQASGD; encoded by the exons GAGGGATCTCCAGTCAAGTTATCAGTGGCTGAACTGGCGGGGAAGTTCAAAAGTCAACCACTGCCAATGCCAAAGACTGATGAG AGAAAACCTGTTCAAAGGAGCCCTCCGTGTTCATTGCAATTACATGGCCAGATGGATAGTGAGAGTGAGAAGGAG AAACTGGCTACTACTCCTCAACCTCCACCCAAGGCCAAGCTGAAGAATTCTCCCCTCTTTGAGAAACTGCAG GCCAGTCCCATATTGTCGCCCACTATATTGCTCAACTCAGCCAAAATTCCAGAAGGGAAGCAACAGCTTTCACCATTCTGTCCCATCATACCCTGCAGTCCCCAGAGTCCCACCCTGAGGCCGCCTCAGCAGCACGGTGCCAATGAGGAGCCCATCAGCTTCGAGCAGCCAGCTGAGGGCACCACACTGCCCAACTTTAACAAG AGTCGAGTCCGGCTGTCCTTCAAGCGGCGGCCACCCACCCGCCAGCACAGGAAGTCAGTCGGTGAAGAGGGAGCTCCAGACACACCTGAGGAAAACAGGTCTCTCTGTGATCCGCAAGGTGGTGACAACACTCTGGACAAGAATGGCAATACTAAGAATGCACTGAATGTCCCTCAGGAGGAGACACACAAGAACCAGGAAGACTCCACTCCTCCCATCACTGTACAAGACACGGAGCCGCAGGAAGAACATGATGATGTGACCAAGAACAATGAGGAGACTGAAGACACTGAAGGGGAGAACAAGGAAGAGGTAGCAGAGGAAAAGAGCTCAGGAAATCCTGAGGCTTCAGACGATATGGACAACCAACAAGAGGAAAAGGCACTCGAGGAACTTAGCACAGGAGAAATGGAAGGatcaaaaaaagaagaagaagaagaagaagaagaagaagaagaagaagaagaagaagaatcttcAGGGGAATCTACTGAAGAGAAAACAGATGAAGAG gatcAAGATGAGGATCAAGCTTCTGGAGACTGA
- the zgc:153184 gene encoding capZ-interacting protein isoform X2, whose translation MEEGSPVKLSVAELAGKFKSQPLPMPKTDEKLATTPQPPPKAKLKNSPLFEKLQASPILSPTILLNSAKIPEGKQQLSPFCPIIPCSPQSPTLRPPQQHGANEEPISFEQPAEGTTLPNFNKSRVRLSFKRRPPTRQHRKSVGEEGAPDTPEENRSLCDPQGGDNTLDKNGNTKNALNVPQEETHKNQEDSTPPITVQDTEPQEEHDDVTKNNEETEDTEGENKEEVAEEKSSGNPEASDDMDNQQEEKALEELSTGEMEGSKKEEEEEEEEEEEEEEEESSGESTEEKTDEEDQDEDQASGD comes from the exons GAGGGATCTCCAGTCAAGTTATCAGTGGCTGAACTGGCGGGGAAGTTCAAAAGTCAACCACTGCCAATGCCAAAGACTGATGAG AAACTGGCTACTACTCCTCAACCTCCACCCAAGGCCAAGCTGAAGAATTCTCCCCTCTTTGAGAAACTGCAG GCCAGTCCCATATTGTCGCCCACTATATTGCTCAACTCAGCCAAAATTCCAGAAGGGAAGCAACAGCTTTCACCATTCTGTCCCATCATACCCTGCAGTCCCCAGAGTCCCACCCTGAGGCCGCCTCAGCAGCACGGTGCCAATGAGGAGCCCATCAGCTTCGAGCAGCCAGCTGAGGGCACCACACTGCCCAACTTTAACAAG AGTCGAGTCCGGCTGTCCTTCAAGCGGCGGCCACCCACCCGCCAGCACAGGAAGTCAGTCGGTGAAGAGGGAGCTCCAGACACACCTGAGGAAAACAGGTCTCTCTGTGATCCGCAAGGTGGTGACAACACTCTGGACAAGAATGGCAATACTAAGAATGCACTGAATGTCCCTCAGGAGGAGACACACAAGAACCAGGAAGACTCCACTCCTCCCATCACTGTACAAGACACGGAGCCGCAGGAAGAACATGATGATGTGACCAAGAACAATGAGGAGACTGAAGACACTGAAGGGGAGAACAAGGAAGAGGTAGCAGAGGAAAAGAGCTCAGGAAATCCTGAGGCTTCAGACGATATGGACAACCAACAAGAGGAAAAGGCACTCGAGGAACTTAGCACAGGAGAAATGGAAGGatcaaaaaaagaagaagaagaagaagaagaagaagaagaagaagaagaagaagaagaatcttcAGGGGAATCTACTGAAGAGAAAACAGATGAAGAG gatcAAGATGAGGATCAAGCTTCTGGAGACTGA
- the LOC131368080 gene encoding TPA-induced transmembrane protein: MDVELSVLKQSGNNNEENDISVEVCPGNGNYSDLHNTPNATEDSRLLSGAQNAESNGAHLIVGDLLDDSSGQSSNKPLGNLGRLKNELNESVCWKLKVWMLILIIFTVIILVIFLSMYLCSVHRKDVDDVYNVEEFVVPRVFSGNFTLLNLTLDEGLQSSLTQKLTHVYDSSFALSRYFNHAAVQPQRNSSFSFEYQLEFMMPKEHQQIIQYTLSKEMVYSVLLQQLLDEEPGDPLYIEPSSLTMEVK, encoded by the exons ATGGACGTGGAATTAAGCGTTCTTAAACAATCCGGCAACAATAACGAGGAAAACGACATAAGTGTTGAG GTGTGTCCAGGTAATGGAAACTACTCGGATCTACACAACACGCCGAATGCCACTGAAGACAGCAGGTTACTCTCAGGCGCACAG AATGCTGAGAGCAATGGAGCTCACCTAATTGTGGGAGATCTCTTAGATGATTCATCAGGGCAATCTTCTAATAAg CCCCTGGGAAATCTTGGCAGACTGAAAAATGAGCTGAATGAATCAGTCTGTTGGAAGCTCAAAGTGTGGATGCTCATTCTTATCATCTTCACTGTAATCATCCTTGTCATCTTTCTGTCTATGTATCTCTGCTCAG TTCATCGAAAGGATGTGGATGACGTGTACAACGTAGAAGAGTTTGTCGTTCCGCGCGTCTTTAGTGGGAATTTCACACTTCTCAACTTAACACTAGATGAAGGATTACAGTCCAGTCTTACACAAAAG CTGACTCATGTCTACGATTCCTCATTTGCCCTGAGCCGATATTTCAACCATGCTGCAGTTCAACCACAGAG AAACAGCAGTTTTAGTTTTGAGTATCAGCTGGAATTTATGATGCCTAAAGAGCACCAGCAGATTATACAATACACTCTGAGCAAAGAGATGGTGTACAGTGTGCTCCTGCAGCAGCTACTCGACGAGGAGCCTGGTGACCCACTTTATATCGAGCCATCTTCACTCACGATGGAAG TTAAATGA
- the guca1c gene encoding guanylyl cyclase-activating protein 3, which translates to MGAHGSNLDEILAEDMHHWYNKFMRESPSGLITLFELKNMLQMQGMTEEASSYVDQVFYTFDMDGDGYIDFVEYIAAVSLLLKGEINQKLKWYFKLFDQDGNGKIDKDEMETIFKAIQDITRIYDDPPEEIVTLIYKRIDVNNEGMTQFKMLYAVRNVHISQKLIKFTKEDIWF; encoded by the exons ATGGGTGCTCATGGATCCAACTTGGATGAAATCCTAGCTGAGGACATGCACCATTGGTACAATAAGTTCATGAGGGAGTCTCCATCTGGGCTCATCACCCTGTTTGAACTGAAGAACATGCTACAGATGCAGGGTATGACCGAGGAGGCCAGCAGCTATGTTGACCAGGTCTTCTACACTTTTGACATGGATGGG GATGGGTATATCGATTTCGTTGAATATATAGCAGCCGTAAGTTTGCTACTCAAAGGAGAGATCAACCAGAAACTGAAGTGGTACTTCAAACTTTTTGATCAAGatggaaatggaaaaattgACAAAGACGAGATGGAGACCATATTCAAG GCTATTCAGGATATCACCCGGATCTATGATGACCCTCCGGAGGAGATTGTGACACTCATTTATAAAAGGATTGATGTTAATAATGAAGGTATGACCCAGTTCAAAATGTTATATGCTGTAAGAAACGTACACATTTCTCAGAAACTGATTAAGTTTACCAAAGAAGACATTTGGTTTTGA
- the thrsp gene encoding mid1-interacting protein 1-B-like: MQCEETRLNKKSLLLALKRYSTAVNNMEQTILLPSLLRDVQSEDDVDCEAAENSKDLYEYYHMLKVIRNTVESGLVPSDDGQRKTRAALYKSLEPLLEADPEAFFYFHLRGLFSVMATLTKKSQHLTDKYLDIVGIGN, from the coding sequence ATGCAGTGTGAAGAGACCAGGCTGAACAAAAAATCCCTGCTGCTTGCGCTGAAGCGCTACAGCACTGCAGTCAATAACATGGAACAGACCATCCTGCTGCCCAGCCTGCTGCGAGACGTCCAGTCTGAAGACGACGTGGACTGTGAGGCTGCAGAGAACAGCAAGGACCTGTACGAGTACTATCACATGCTGAAGGTGATCAGGAACACGGTGGAGAGCGGACTGGTCCCCTCTGACGATGGTCAAAGAAAGACTCGCGCAGCTCTGTATAAAAGCCTGGAGCCGCTGCTGGAGGCTGACCCGGAGGCGTTCTTCTACTTTCACCTGAGAGGCCTGTTCTCAGTCATGGCTACACTCACGAAGAAATCACAGCATCTTACAGATAAATACCTGGACATTGTGGGCATCGGAAATTAG
- the ndufc2 gene encoding NADH dehydrogenase [ubiquinone] 1 subunit C2 produces MGLLPDEAKVLPPPGIVNRNSVWLGLTGWVTAMIHNSLKRRPAIKAGVHRQALFLTIGWFLGYHLTKIENYKYAKLDREMNEYIRVHPAEFPEKEKKTFAEIVEPFHPIR; encoded by the exons ATGGGGCTTCTCCCCGATGAGGCAAAAGTTCTCCCTCCACCGGGAATCGTTAACAGAAACTCGGTATGGCTCGGGCTTACCGGCTGGGTCACAGCGATGATACATAACTCGCTTAAACGAAGGCCTGCCATCAAAGCGG gtGTTCACCGACAAGCATTGTTCTTAACCATTGGCTGGTTCCTCGGCTACCATTTAACAAAGATCGAAAATTACAAATATGCCAAGCTGGACAGAGAGATGAACGAATACATCCGAGTGCACCCTGCAGAGTTTCCAGAGAAAG AAAAGAAGACGTTTGCAGAGATCGTAGAGCCGTTTCACCCTATCCGCTGA